One Candidatus Zixiibacteriota bacterium genomic window, GCTGATTCCGATATAAGCAACTACGCATACCAGTAGAAACAGCGCGAATTTACTCTTCATCTTTTTTCCCCAGCCTGTCTTCCAGAACTTCCAGCATCATCCTGGCGTTTTTAACAGCCTGCCCGTGATGGCAATTATTGAAAAACAGGTATACTCTTCTGGCCGTACGGGTATCGTACTCAATCTTTTTGGCCCAGTCCAGAAGTTCGGTATCGCTGTACAGATAGTCATAGCGCTCTCCACCGCCTTCCCACCACATACGACGGTTACGGCCGTGGAATCGCACATAACCCATATCATTCGTAACGAATATCTCCGGATCCAGGAGTTTGGGAATTCGGGGCTCGTCGACGGAACAGTATGTAATATCGTACTTTTCGAAGAACTCGAAGACCTGCTCACGAACCCAGGAAGCGTGTCGAAACTCGACAATTATACGTTCCTTTGTAAAAAGGTCATAGACCCTTCTCAGATAGGTAAGATTCTGGTCATTGAATTTAAATGAGAACGGAAACTGAAACAGTATACCGCACAGTTTCTGGCTTTCTTTCAAAGGTTTAAGAGAATTAATGTATTTCTGAGCGATTTCCATGATATCTTTGCGTTCATGGGTAAAGCTTTTATGCGCCTTCACGAAAAATTCGAAATCCTTTGGCACTTTACTGACCATGTTTTCATAGACTTTGGGATGCGGGATGCTGTAATATGATGAATTGATTTCGACCGTATTGAAATGCTCTTTGTAAAAATCGAGCATTTTGCCCCTGGGAAGGTCGGCGGGATAGAAATTACCGATCCAGTCCAGAAACGAATAGCCGGAAGTTCCGACCCTGATAACCGTATTTCCACGAATCAGCATAATTATTCTCCGTTCACCCTATATGTTTAATCGGAACTATAACTCATTTCTTTGCGATTTTATGCTGAAATCTGACCAGCCCGCATTTAGGGCAAACCCATTTTCTCTGTTTATGATAGCTCCGTTTTTCTTCCTTCATCGGACTCTTACACCGCTTGCAGATCATTTTACCAGACCCAGAAAATCTGACATGAGAAATTCCATCCGTCCGATTAACAGCGTGACCCTCGACATAACGGTGTAACCGAATGTGGCACCGAAAAATACCATCAAAAAATATGTGCCCACCCGTGCCACCCCTCCAAACAGACCGCTTTTTTCACGAGAGAAGTAAAAGTATGCCAGAGAAGAGATTACACCGACCAACATGACGACAGCTCCAATCGAGTTCAGGGGCAACATGGAAGCCGACATTTGCTTTAAGATGCGGGCCTGTAACATGGCAGGAATCGACACCCCCGCCCCGGCTCCAATAAGTACAGCCAGTGGGATCCTGGCCAGCCATCCGCTCTTACGCGACAGCCT contains:
- a CDS encoding DUF72 domain-containing protein, translating into MLIRGNTVIRVGTSGYSFLDWIGNFYPADLPRGKMLDFYKEHFNTVEINSSYYSIPHPKVYENMVSKVPKDFEFFVKAHKSFTHERKDIMEIAQKYINSLKPLKESQKLCGILFQFPFSFKFNDQNLTYLRRVYDLFTKERIIVEFRHASWVREQVFEFFEKYDITYCSVDEPRIPKLLDPEIFVTNDMGYVRFHGRNRRMWWEGGGERYDYLYSDTELLDWAKKIEYDTRTARRVYLFFNNCHHGQAVKNARMMLEVLEDRLGKKDEE